A stretch of DNA from Halorubrum sp. BOL3-1:
CGTCGAAGTGACTGACGAGGAAATCGACCGTCGCCTGCTGGTTCGACGAGACGATTCCCATCTCGACGTCGAGGTCCTGAAGCTCGTCGAGGTCGTTGTACGGGGTCTTCCGGCCCTCGCGGGCCTCCTGCTGTTGGGCCCGCGACACCACGTCGTCGCGCGTTCGCCAGAACGACCCCGGATCGAGGTCGTACGTCTGACAGACGGTTCCCACGCTGCCGGGGGTCGCGCCGATGGTCATCTGCTCTACGTCGTCCGGATCGGGCTCCTCGACGCCGCACTCCTCGAACGCGTTCCGGGTCGCATCCCGGAGCACGTCGAAGCGCGTGCGGCCCACGAGGACACCGTCGTTGTCGAACACGACGGTATCGTACGTCATAGCTCCCGTTCACGACGGGGAGGGATAAGCGTTTCAGTGGGATTCTCGACGCCGAGAACCCACGAAACGGCGGCGACGGCCGCCACGGCCGCCGAACGACGGATTCGGACGGTTTACCGGCCGCCGACTCGTGGCGTCGTCCATGCGCGTCAGCGTTATCGGCGGCAGTTCGGTCGGTCCGGAGACGGCCGCGGTCGCGGAGGGACTCGGGGAACGGCTCGCGAAGCGCGGGCACGTCGTCGTCTGCGGGGGGTTAGGCGGCGTCATGGAGGCGGTCTGTCGCGGCGCCCGCGAGGCCGACGGCGAGACGATCGGCATCCTCCCGACGGAGCGCCGTGCGGACGCGAACCCGCACGTCACGACGCCGATCGCGACGGGGCTCGGCCACGCGCGCAACGCCCTCGTCGTGATGAACGGCGACGCCGCGGTCGCGGTCGACGGCGCGGGCGGCACCCTCTCGGAGATCGGACTCGCGCTCGCGCAGGGCCGGCCCGTGGCCGGTCTCGA
This window harbors:
- a CDS encoding TIGR00725 family protein, whose product is MRVSVIGGSSVGPETAAVAEGLGERLAKRGHVVVCGGLGGVMEAVCRGAREADGETIGILPTERRADANPHVTTPIATGLGHARNALVVMNGDAAVAVDGAGGTLSEIGLALAQGRPVAGLDTHDVDGVEPVDSPAAAVEYVEEAVVRDVD
- a CDS encoding HAD family hydrolase: MTYDTVVFDNDGVLVGRTRFDVLRDATRNAFEECGVEEPDPDDVEQMTIGATPGSVGTVCQTYDLDPGSFWRTRDDVVSRAQQQEAREGRKTPYNDLDELQDLDVEMGIVSSNQQATVDFLVSHFDGFERIGAAYGREPTIHSLQLRKPNPHYIEQALGDLDASDALFVGDNESDVRAAENAGIDSAFIRRPHRRDWELNVWPTWEIENLSDLHDIVE